The Desulfatitalea tepidiphila genome window below encodes:
- a CDS encoding sigma-54-dependent transcriptional regulator — translation MNVLIVDDNEHNLYFLDQLLKGSGYEVRPAANGAEALERLADGRIDLIISDILMPVMDGFQLCRHIKTDESLRHIPIIIYTATYTSAKDEALAFKLGADRFIVKPCEPDALMAEIRDVMAVAQRRDKALPIEPLQEDEMLKLYNERLVNKLEHKMVQLGKEVKARNAAEKELRKAFNTIKSLKEKLEAENIYLRGEIKLKEGHGEIIGTSDPIKYAMHRIRQVARTSTTVILVGETGTGKGVFAHLLHAESDRRHKPFVNVTCAGLPANLIESELFGREKGAFTGATARQIGRFELAHGGTIFLDEIGELPLEQQTKLLRILEDGEFERLGSPRTVKVDVRVIAATNQNLEEEVHQGRFRKDLLYRLNAFPVTLPPLRQRREDIPLLAKFFTDKFSKRFGKCVEDIPPDTMKALEAYDWPGNVRELINVIERAVIVSNGPELRLAEPLDVTTIASDLTDTCKEPDAPQPKSLVDVERDFIVQTLQETGWRIEGPRGAARVLGINPSTLRSRMRKLGIRRP, via the coding sequence ATGAACGTCCTTATCGTGGATGACAATGAACACAACCTCTATTTTTTGGATCAGCTGCTCAAGGGCAGCGGTTATGAGGTGCGGCCGGCTGCGAACGGTGCCGAGGCCCTCGAACGGCTTGCGGACGGCCGGATAGATCTGATCATCAGCGATATCCTCATGCCGGTCATGGATGGCTTTCAGTTGTGCCGGCACATCAAGACCGACGAGTCCCTGCGCCACATTCCCATCATCATTTATACCGCCACCTATACCAGCGCCAAGGACGAGGCCCTTGCCTTCAAGCTCGGTGCGGATCGTTTCATCGTAAAACCATGCGAACCGGATGCCTTGATGGCGGAAATCCGCGATGTCATGGCCGTTGCCCAGCGCCGCGACAAGGCGTTGCCAATTGAACCCCTCCAGGAAGACGAGATGCTCAAGCTCTATAACGAACGGCTGGTGAATAAGCTCGAGCACAAAATGGTGCAATTGGGGAAGGAAGTCAAAGCACGCAATGCGGCTGAAAAAGAGCTCCGCAAAGCCTTCAACACGATCAAGTCGTTAAAGGAGAAACTGGAAGCCGAGAACATCTACCTCCGTGGTGAGATCAAACTGAAAGAGGGACATGGAGAGATCATCGGCACGAGTGATCCTATTAAATACGCCATGCACCGGATCCGTCAGGTCGCACGTACGAGCACCACCGTGATTCTTGTGGGTGAGACGGGGACCGGCAAGGGGGTATTCGCTCACTTGCTGCACGCGGAGAGCGACCGCCGGCATAAGCCTTTCGTGAACGTGACCTGCGCCGGCCTGCCTGCGAACCTCATCGAAAGCGAACTCTTCGGCAGGGAAAAAGGCGCCTTCACCGGCGCCACCGCCAGGCAGATCGGCCGATTCGAACTGGCCCACGGCGGCACGATTTTTCTCGATGAGATCGGCGAATTACCCCTCGAACAGCAGACTAAGCTCCTCAGGATTCTCGAAGACGGAGAATTCGAGCGTTTGGGCAGCCCGCGCACCGTCAAGGTGGACGTCCGGGTGATCGCCGCCACCAATCAAAACCTCGAGGAAGAGGTCCATCAGGGCCGGTTCAGAAAGGACCTTTTATATCGACTCAACGCCTTTCCCGTGACCCTCCCGCCGCTCCGGCAGCGACGGGAGGATATCCCCTTGCTGGCGAAGTTTTTCACCGATAAATTCAGCAAACGCTTTGGCAAGTGCGTCGAAGACATTCCGCCGGATACCATGAAAGCGCTCGAAGCCTACGATTGGCCCGGCAATGTACGCGAGTTGATCAATGTCATTGAAAGGGCGGTCATCGTGAGCAACGGCCCCGAGCTGCGGCTGGCCGAGCCCCTCGACGTCACCACCATTGCCTCGGATCTTACCGACACGTGCAAAGAACCCGATGCCCCGCAGCCGAAGTCCCTCGTCGACGTGGAGCGGGATTTCATCGTCCAGACCCTGCAGGAGACAGGGTGGAGAATCGAGGGGCCGCGGGGCGCCGCCAGGGTCCTTGGCATCAATCCCAGCACCCTCCGGAGCCGCATGAGGAAACTCGGCATTCGACGGCCCTGA
- a CDS encoding response regulator: MSDVLLIIEDNEQNLYLMTFLLEKNGFAILGSRNGLDGIQLALHHKPRAILLDIQLPEMDGYAVMAELKRYRELVGVPIIAVTSYAMVGDRERILAGGATGYIEKPINPDTFAEEIRRFF, translated from the coding sequence ATGAGCGACGTGCTGCTGATCATCGAAGACAACGAACAGAATTTATACCTGATGACTTTTTTGCTCGAAAAGAACGGCTTTGCGATTCTCGGGTCGCGCAACGGCCTCGACGGTATTCAGTTGGCGCTGCACCACAAGCCCAGGGCCATACTGCTCGATATCCAGCTTCCTGAAATGGACGGCTATGCCGTGATGGCCGAGCTCAAGCGGTATCGGGAACTCGTTGGTGTGCCCATTATCGCGGTGACCTCCTATGCCATGGTAGGGGACCGGGAACGCATTTTGGCCGGCGGGGCCACGGGCTATATCGAGAAGCCGATCAACCCGGATACATTCGCCGAGGAGATCCGGCGGTTTTTTTGA
- a CDS encoding ATP-binding protein, giving the protein MTFFELADHRVRLSPIRSFLILMLLFPGMSSAKADNPVVTVGVYENAPKVFVSESGEPAGIFIDIIEHIAEREDWTLRYVIGTWTEGLDLLAKGGIDLMPDVAYTADRARIYAFHKQPVLSSWFQVYAPKGSGIRSILDLNGKRIAVLDHSVQEAAFVRLTAGFGIHATITPVPDYKTIFAMVAARQCDAAITNRFYGLMHAQKYGLEDTTVVFHPSNLFFAASQSVPQHLLDAIDDHLVNMKSNTQSVYYGSLKRWIAEDVKYELPAWVATLGWVLGAILLMSLAGGVLLKRQVNARTRELRQINLEMEQRIVQRTAELAAAVEKAQAADRIKSTFLAIMSHELRTPLNSIIGFTGILLQGLAGPLNPEQQKQMGMVQGSARHLLALINDVLDISKIEAGQFALSISSFGLRDSIEKTVRLVTPAAVKKGIDLNLAIADDVATATTDQRRLEQVILNLLNNAVKFTDRGSVDVSCRIENGHCRLLVSDTGIGIAPEHLQRIFEPFHQIDVRLGRKYEGTGLGLSISKKLVEMMGGVIEVQSRLGQGSMFTVHFPLNSGEGS; this is encoded by the coding sequence ATGACATTTTTTGAACTCGCGGATCATCGCGTCCGGCTATCGCCCATACGGTCATTTCTCATATTGATGCTGCTTTTCCCCGGGATGTCATCGGCGAAGGCCGACAACCCGGTGGTGACCGTCGGCGTGTATGAAAATGCGCCCAAGGTGTTTGTTTCGGAATCCGGCGAACCCGCCGGCATCTTCATCGACATCATCGAGCACATCGCCGAGCGCGAAGACTGGACGCTTCGCTATGTGATCGGTACATGGACCGAAGGATTGGACCTTCTGGCCAAAGGCGGCATCGATCTGATGCCCGATGTGGCCTATACCGCCGATCGGGCCCGTATATATGCGTTTCACAAGCAGCCGGTCCTCTCCTCCTGGTTTCAGGTTTACGCCCCCAAGGGCAGCGGCATCCGATCGATCCTGGACCTCAATGGAAAACGAATTGCCGTTTTAGACCACTCGGTTCAGGAAGCCGCCTTCGTCCGACTCACTGCGGGATTCGGGATCCATGCGACCATCACCCCGGTGCCGGACTATAAAACCATATTCGCAATGGTCGCCGCGCGTCAATGCGATGCGGCCATTACCAACCGTTTTTATGGACTGATGCACGCCCAAAAATATGGCTTGGAGGATACCACGGTGGTGTTTCACCCCTCCAATTTGTTCTTCGCGGCATCACAATCCGTCCCCCAACACCTGCTGGACGCCATTGACGATCATCTTGTAAACATGAAAAGCAACACCCAATCGGTCTATTATGGGTCTCTGAAGCGATGGATCGCCGAGGATGTCAAGTACGAGTTGCCGGCATGGGTTGCGACACTCGGCTGGGTTTTGGGCGCTATCCTCTTGATGAGCCTGGCCGGAGGTGTCCTTTTAAAGCGTCAGGTGAATGCCCGCACCCGGGAGTTGAGGCAGATCAACCTGGAGATGGAACAGCGCATCGTCCAGCGGACCGCCGAACTGGCCGCTGCGGTGGAAAAAGCCCAGGCCGCCGACCGGATCAAGTCCACCTTTCTGGCAATTATGTCCCACGAATTGCGCACGCCGCTCAACTCGATCATCGGCTTTACCGGCATTTTGCTGCAGGGGTTGGCAGGGCCTCTGAATCCCGAGCAGCAAAAACAGATGGGCATGGTACAGGGCAGCGCCAGGCACCTTCTGGCGCTGATCAACGACGTGCTGGATATTTCCAAGATCGAGGCGGGCCAGTTCGCGCTTTCGATCTCTTCTTTCGGATTGAGGGATTCAATTGAAAAGACGGTCCGACTGGTCACACCGGCGGCCGTTAAAAAAGGCATCGATTTGAATCTGGCCATCGCAGACGATGTGGCCACCGCAACCACGGACCAGCGTCGTCTGGAACAGGTCATCCTCAACCTCCTCAACAATGCCGTCAAGTTCACGGATAGGGGCAGCGTGGACGTGTCGTGCCGCATCGAAAACGGGCATTGCCGCCTGTTGGTTTCCGATACGGGTATCGGTATCGCACCCGAACACCTGCAGCGCATTTTCGAGCCCTTCCACCAGATCGATGTCCGGCTGGGCCGCAAATACGAAGGTACCGGCCTGGGACTCTCTATCTCCAAGAAGCTTGTCGAGATGATGGGCGGTGTCATCGAAGTGCAAAGCCGCTTGGGGCAAGGCAGCATGTTTACCGTTCACTTTCCTTTGAATTCAGGAGAAGGGTCATGA
- a CDS encoding lytic murein transglycosylase codes for MKRSRNWMWREGLALVAAAVVLLSPALCRASEPGGQAAGQDGANEVVEDPAFAAWLAELRQEARGKGISEATLNAALRDIVPLAKVIELDRRQPEFTQTFWDYLELRVSDERAKLGRRLLARHRALLNRIQAHYGVPSRYLVAFWGLETNFGAHMGSFPVIQTLATLAYDHRRSQFFRTQLLDALRIIDQGHILPDAMTGSWAGAMGHMQFMPATFNRHAVDDNGDGRIDIWGSLPDAFASAANYLSDMGWRPGQTWGREVRLPENFDLTLATMEKTKGVEEWSALGVRRADGGALPRRDMDGAIVLPQGRKGPAFLVYDNFRVMLRWNRSINYALSVGHLADRIVGMPPLSTGRDAAHAPLAYQEIKEIQQLLNRLGFDAGAADGLPGPRTRAAIRDFQRAHGLPPDGYPAPELLRDLRLQAPPPPREG; via the coding sequence ATGAAAAGATCACGAAACTGGATGTGGCGCGAGGGACTTGCCCTGGTCGCGGCAGCCGTCGTTCTCCTGTCGCCGGCACTGTGCCGGGCCAGCGAACCGGGGGGACAGGCCGCCGGCCAGGATGGCGCGAATGAAGTCGTCGAGGACCCGGCGTTCGCTGCGTGGTTGGCGGAGCTCCGCCAGGAGGCGCGAGGGAAAGGCATCTCCGAAGCCACGCTGAATGCGGCACTACGGGATATCGTACCGTTGGCCAAGGTGATCGAACTCGATCGCCGTCAGCCGGAATTCACCCAGACCTTCTGGGACTATCTGGAGCTGCGCGTCAGCGATGAGCGTGCGAAACTGGGACGCCGGCTGCTGGCCAGGCATCGCGCCCTGCTGAATCGAATCCAGGCCCATTATGGCGTGCCATCGCGCTATCTGGTGGCTTTCTGGGGCCTGGAGACCAACTTCGGCGCCCATATGGGCAGCTTCCCGGTGATCCAAACCCTGGCGACCCTGGCCTATGACCATCGACGCAGCCAATTTTTCCGGACCCAACTCCTGGATGCCCTGCGTATTATCGATCAAGGCCACATCCTGCCCGATGCGATGACCGGCTCATGGGCAGGTGCCATGGGGCACATGCAATTCATGCCGGCCACGTTCAATCGACACGCCGTGGATGATAACGGCGACGGCCGTATAGACATCTGGGGCAGCCTGCCAGATGCCTTTGCCTCGGCAGCCAACTATCTCTCCGATATGGGCTGGCGACCGGGCCAGACGTGGGGCCGCGAGGTGCGCCTGCCCGAGAACTTCGACCTGACGCTGGCAACGATGGAAAAAACAAAGGGCGTGGAAGAGTGGTCGGCTTTGGGTGTGCGGCGCGCCGACGGCGGCGCTTTGCCCAGGCGAGATATGGACGGTGCCATCGTGCTGCCCCAGGGCCGCAAAGGTCCGGCCTTTCTGGTCTACGACAACTTCCGGGTCATGCTGCGGTGGAACCGATCCATCAACTACGCCCTGTCCGTGGGCCATCTGGCGGACCGCATCGTCGGAATGCCGCCGCTTTCGACCGGCCGGGATGCGGCGCACGCGCCGCTGGCATACCAGGAGATCAAAGAGATACAGCAGCTTCTCAACCGCCTCGGATTCGATGCCGGCGCGGCGGACGGCTTGCCGGGCCCCCGGACGCGCGCCGCCATCCGCGACTTTCAACGGGCCCATGGCTTGCCGCCGGACGGCTATCCGGCGCCAGAGCTGCTCCGGGATCTTCGGCTCCAGGCACCGCCTCCCCCTCGTGAAGGGTAA
- a CDS encoding RidA family protein: protein MMEKSIAKEVLNPPGWKKPRGYANLVKTTGGTTLFAAGQGAFDAQGHLVGEGDICLQYDQIFKNVQEVLALGGAQMTDIVRMTIYCTDRDAFFARGKECGQIFKKYFGDYCPASTFVEINKLFVDGMLLEIEATAVIG, encoded by the coding sequence ATGATGGAAAAATCAATTGCAAAGGAAGTATTGAATCCACCCGGCTGGAAAAAACCACGCGGCTACGCCAACCTGGTCAAGACCACCGGGGGGACGACGCTGTTTGCCGCGGGACAGGGCGCGTTCGACGCCCAGGGCCATCTGGTCGGCGAGGGTGATATCTGCCTGCAATACGACCAGATATTCAAAAACGTGCAAGAGGTCCTGGCGCTTGGGGGCGCCCAAATGACCGACATTGTGAGAATGACAATCTATTGCACCGACCGTGATGCATTTTTCGCCAGAGGAAAGGAGTGCGGCCAAATTTTTAAAAAGTACTTTGGCGATTACTGCCCGGCCAGTACTTTTGTGGAGATCAACAAGCTGTTTGTCGACGGCATGCTGCTCGAAATCGAGGCGACGGCGGTCATCGGATAA
- a CDS encoding PilZ domain-containing protein: protein MRRALRPGAPMVRELFSAPASLFTENGLSRGRVNRSGRYDVTIRRLIDLIMKMTPDERGLLLTEAERIKTKLRATRRNCCVPILLHYAGEAHPATVTNLSFTGAFVECYIPVKIGDAVTVDFKNIDGCSDLKLDARIIHANTWGIGIRYNTVRSKAARFLQRCLDEFR, encoded by the coding sequence ATGCGGCGCGCCCTGCGTCCGGGAGCTCCGATGGTTCGAGAGCTCTTTTCGGCTCCGGCCTCACTATTTACTGAAAATGGATTGAGTCGAGGACGCGTGAATAGATCCGGACGATATGATGTTACCATTCGCAGGCTCATCGATCTGATCATGAAAATGACGCCGGATGAGCGCGGCCTGCTGCTCACAGAGGCGGAGCGCATCAAAACTAAACTGCGGGCCACCCGCAGAAATTGCTGCGTGCCGATTCTGCTGCATTATGCCGGAGAAGCACATCCCGCCACCGTGACAAACCTGAGTTTTACGGGCGCATTCGTGGAATGCTACATTCCGGTGAAAATCGGAGATGCGGTCACCGTTGACTTCAAAAACATCGACGGTTGTTCCGATCTGAAATTAGATGCCCGCATCATTCACGCAAACACATGGGGAATTGGCATCCGTTACAACACCGTGCGTTCCAAGGCGGCGCGTTTTCTGCAAAGATGCTTGGACGAATTTAGGTAG
- a CDS encoding TrkH family potassium uptake protein, with the protein MLREKAYLKGQYAAILSSVGVILLMAGGLMVTPLLVLAVHPDQAAQAPAFLFPAAACALLGAGLWRIFRPAADVSLSIQEGGIIVLLSWMTVIGFSAWPFVMLSELTFSRALFESMSGWTTTGLTVVDVTRASPMILLWRSVMQWAGGAGLAIIMMSAIVGPTGVGLSSAEGRSEQLVPEVRRSARLVMTIYTVYALAGTLAYWWAGMSAFDALNHAFAAVSTGGFSTRAESIGHWDSPVIEAVSLPLMLLGNLSFVTAWFLWRGKFGFVAKNGEVRLMVILIPLATAVLFLLTSQEVYSQLGFQPESQLGPESGKALRVAVFETVAALTTTGFSTVSGMHWNAVGLFLLILLMLIGGGTCSTAGGIKQFRFYLFCKLFVWEIRRSLLPRTAVIDCSIQEGTHRVAVDDARVRQVAVFVFLYLVTYLLGVMVLCACGHDLGDALFEFASALGTVGLSVGVTSAGMPDAALWAEIFAMFLGRLEFTVLIVSLLKMGRDSRSMLAGA; encoded by the coding sequence GTGTTGCGGGAAAAAGCATATCTCAAAGGTCAATACGCGGCGATTCTTTCATCCGTGGGCGTGATCCTTCTGATGGCCGGGGGGTTGATGGTGACGCCGCTTCTGGTCCTGGCCGTGCATCCGGATCAGGCCGCCCAGGCACCGGCGTTCCTTTTTCCGGCCGCCGCATGCGCCCTTTTGGGGGCTGGCTTATGGCGCATCTTCCGCCCCGCGGCAGACGTCTCCCTGTCGATTCAAGAGGGCGGCATCATCGTTCTCTTGAGCTGGATGACCGTCATTGGTTTTTCGGCGTGGCCATTTGTCATGCTTTCGGAGCTGACCTTCTCCAGGGCCCTTTTCGAGTCGATGAGCGGATGGACCACCACGGGGCTGACGGTCGTGGACGTGACCCGCGCCAGCCCCATGATCCTGCTGTGGCGCAGCGTGATGCAATGGGCCGGCGGCGCGGGACTGGCCATCATCATGATGTCGGCCATCGTGGGCCCTACCGGCGTGGGCCTCTCCAGCGCCGAAGGACGAAGCGAGCAACTCGTCCCCGAAGTGCGCCGATCCGCCCGCCTGGTTATGACCATCTATACGGTTTATGCGCTGGCCGGAACGCTGGCCTACTGGTGGGCCGGCATGTCGGCCTTCGATGCCCTCAACCATGCCTTTGCCGCGGTGTCGACGGGCGGGTTTTCGACGCGCGCGGAGAGCATCGGCCACTGGGATTCACCTGTCATAGAGGCGGTCAGCCTGCCGCTCATGCTGCTCGGAAACCTGAGCTTCGTGACCGCCTGGTTTCTCTGGCGCGGCAAGTTCGGTTTCGTCGCGAAAAATGGTGAAGTCCGCCTGATGGTGATCCTCATTCCCCTGGCCACGGCCGTCCTGTTCCTGCTGACAAGCCAGGAGGTCTATTCTCAGCTTGGGTTCCAGCCCGAGTCCCAGCTCGGGCCTGAATCTGGAAAAGCGCTCCGGGTCGCTGTTTTCGAAACTGTGGCCGCTCTGACCACCACCGGATTTTCCACCGTGAGCGGCATGCATTGGAACGCCGTCGGCCTATTCCTGTTGATCCTGCTGATGCTGATCGGCGGTGGGACCTGCTCCACGGCCGGCGGCATCAAGCAGTTCCGGTTCTATCTCTTTTGCAAGCTGTTCGTATGGGAAATCAGGCGCTCCCTTCTCCCGCGCACCGCCGTCATCGATTGTTCGATTCAGGAGGGCACCCATCGGGTGGCGGTGGATGACGCCAGGGTGCGCCAGGTGGCGGTTTTCGTATTTCTCTACCTGGTCACCTACCTGCTGGGCGTCATGGTCCTGTGCGCTTGCGGGCACGATCTGGGCGACGCGCTCTTCGAGTTCGCTTCGGCCCTCGGAACGGTGGGCCTTTCCGTGGGCGTGACGTCCGCTGGAATGCCGGACGCCGCCCTGTGGGCCGAAATTTTCGCCATGTTTCTCGGACGCCTCGAATTCACGGTGCTGATCGTCAGCCTGCTCAAAATGGGGCGGGACAGCCGATCGATGTTGGCGGGTGCCTGA
- a CDS encoding potassium channel family protein codes for MKVLIVGAGKTLYFLCRHFKAKGYEVVVINRNPAECVQLARKLSALVICGDGSDAMILKEAGAREADVVFAITPYDQDNLVICQLAAMQFGVPRAIALANDPDNEPIFEKLGVSAFSTTQIVSRLIEERASLEQIITLLPVGQGRVNVTEMVLDRDAPVAGKFLKDIVLPDDALVAVAIRDDRPIVPRGGTQLLAGDRLVLITLPENHDTVIEVLMGDRK; via the coding sequence ATGAAGGTTCTCATCGTCGGTGCCGGCAAGACGCTCTATTTCCTATGCCGTCATTTCAAGGCCAAGGGGTATGAAGTGGTTGTCATCAACCGGAACCCGGCGGAGTGCGTTCAATTGGCCCGGAAGCTTTCCGCGCTGGTCATTTGCGGTGACGGCAGCGATGCCATGATCCTCAAGGAGGCCGGTGCCAGGGAAGCCGACGTGGTGTTCGCCATCACCCCCTATGATCAAGACAATCTGGTGATTTGCCAGTTGGCCGCCATGCAGTTCGGTGTGCCCCGGGCCATCGCCCTGGCCAATGATCCGGACAACGAGCCGATTTTCGAGAAGTTGGGGGTTTCCGCCTTTTCGACCACCCAGATCGTCAGCCGGTTGATCGAAGAGCGGGCATCTCTGGAGCAGATCATCACTCTGCTGCCGGTCGGCCAAGGCCGGGTCAATGTGACGGAGATGGTGCTCGACCGCGATGCCCCGGTGGCTGGAAAGTTTTTGAAGGACATCGTCCTGCCGGACGATGCCCTGGTTGCCGTCGCCATTCGGGACGATCGGCCGATCGTCCCCCGGGGGGGCACCCAGTTACTGGCCGGCGACCGCCTGGTGCTGATCACCCTGCCTGAAAACCATGACACCGTGATCGAGGTGCTCATGGGGGATCGCAAATAG
- a CDS encoding potassium channel family protein yields the protein MKESLYIVIVGCGRLGSYLANHLSRAGHSVVVIDSNEETFGDLSSDFSGFRVVGDATELAVLREAKLDEADVLLATAREDNVNLMVAQIAGKLFHVAHVLARVFDPRREQIYKQHGIETVCPTALVAAALVGSVAGGGAVPEEGLP from the coding sequence ATGAAGGAGAGCCTTTATATCGTGATCGTCGGGTGTGGTCGCCTGGGGTCCTACCTGGCCAACCACCTGAGCCGCGCGGGGCATTCGGTCGTGGTGATCGACTCGAACGAAGAGACGTTCGGCGATCTGTCATCCGATTTCAGTGGTTTTCGCGTCGTGGGGGATGCGACCGAATTGGCGGTGCTTCGGGAGGCCAAGCTGGACGAGGCCGATGTCTTGCTGGCCACAGCGCGGGAGGACAATGTCAACTTGATGGTGGCCCAGATCGCCGGCAAACTGTTCCACGTCGCCCATGTGTTGGCCAGGGTTTTCGATCCCCGTCGGGAGCAGATTTACAAACAGCATGGCATTGAGACCGTCTGCCCGACAGCACTGGTCGCCGCGGCGTTGGTCGGCAGCGTGGCCGGCGGTGGGGCAGTACCGGAAGAGGGGCTGCCATGA
- a CDS encoding prenyltransferase, producing MKTLSILFGPMKVPFLLLTPVCVILGAATAYYTQGAFRVAWFLMALAGGLFAHISVNALNEYEDFKSGLDLQTTRTPFSGGSGTLPANPGKAGWAAATGFITLALTVAVGIYFLLARGTGLLLVGIPGVLAVYLYTRWLTRDPLLCLLAPGIGFGPCMVMGVDFVLTGTYGRVALAASLAPFFLVSNLLVINQFPDLEPDAAVGRRHLMIVHGKRAGVIVYGAFLAGAYLSVVVAWLAGLFPAAALICLATIPLALNTYAGVSRNSHAGIEALLPYMTRNVIITLVTPTLLALGIFSDRLLAG from the coding sequence ATGAAGACCTTATCCATCCTGTTCGGACCCATGAAAGTCCCTTTCTTGCTGCTGACACCGGTCTGCGTGATCCTGGGCGCGGCGACCGCCTATTACACCCAAGGCGCTTTTCGCGTGGCGTGGTTCCTGATGGCCCTGGCCGGCGGACTCTTTGCCCATATCAGTGTCAACGCCCTCAACGAATACGAGGATTTCAAGTCCGGCCTCGACTTGCAAACCACCCGCACCCCCTTTTCGGGAGGCAGCGGGACCCTGCCGGCAAACCCTGGCAAAGCCGGGTGGGCGGCAGCCACGGGCTTTATCACGCTGGCCCTGACCGTCGCGGTCGGAATCTACTTTCTCCTGGCGAGGGGGACCGGATTGCTCTTGGTCGGTATTCCCGGGGTGCTGGCCGTCTATCTTTACACCCGTTGGCTGACGCGCGACCCGCTATTGTGCCTGCTGGCCCCGGGAATCGGGTTCGGCCCGTGCATGGTCATGGGCGTCGATTTTGTTCTGACAGGCACCTACGGCAGGGTAGCCCTGGCCGCGTCCCTGGCCCCATTCTTCCTGGTGAGCAACCTGCTGGTGATCAACCAGTTCCCGGACCTTGAACCGGATGCGGCCGTTGGGCGACGCCATCTGATGATCGTACACGGGAAACGCGCCGGCGTCATCGTTTACGGGGCGTTTCTTGCTGGTGCCTACCTGTCGGTGGTCGTGGCCTGGCTGGCAGGGCTCTTTCCGGCGGCGGCGCTCATCTGCCTGGCCACCATTCCCCTTGCGTTGAACACCTATGCCGGCGTGTCCAGGAACAGCCATGCAGGAATAGAGGCCCTTTTGCCCTATATGACCCGAAATGTGATCATCACCCTCGTCACACCGACGCTTCTGGCCCTGGGAATCTTTTCCGACCGGCTTCTGGCAGGGTGA
- a CDS encoding PilZ domain-containing protein codes for MNQTAKVVDFSLNGFFIQMDAAGQVQEGQQIRLALRFPHEKASTILKAKVVRTEKNGFGCQFLDLNPSLMDLLEKNFDIFSATLPI; via the coding sequence ATGAACCAAACGGCAAAGGTCGTCGATTTCAGTCTCAACGGTTTTTTCATTCAAATGGATGCTGCCGGACAGGTTCAAGAGGGACAGCAGATCCGTCTCGCATTGAGATTTCCCCATGAAAAAGCGAGCACGATCCTCAAGGCAAAGGTTGTTCGAACCGAGAAGAATGGGTTCGGGTGCCAATTCCTCGATTTGAATCCATCGCTCATGGATCTGTTGGAAAAGAACTTCGATATCTTCAGCGCAACACTTCCAATCTGA
- a CDS encoding potassium channel family protein gives MKRFAVIGLGNFGFHAAKALYEDNNEVLAIDTDKGRVQAIDAYCTEAVLIDATDKEALKSLGLEHMDGVIVSTGTKISISILICLYLHEIGVKNILAKALDEDHEKILKRVGATQIIHPERDMAIRISRGLSRPNILDFIPLSEDYDLIQAGPPRDFIGKNLKELNLRAKYNVHIIAIKELVPENFVLVPPASFVIKDSDILIILGKSEDIRKIKALK, from the coding sequence ATGAAGCGATTTGCGGTGATCGGATTGGGCAATTTTGGATTCCATGCGGCCAAGGCCTTGTATGAAGACAATAACGAGGTGTTGGCCATCGACACCGACAAAGGCCGGGTGCAGGCCATCGATGCCTATTGCACGGAGGCGGTATTGATCGATGCGACGGACAAGGAGGCACTCAAGTCCCTTGGGTTGGAACACATGGACGGCGTGATCGTGTCCACGGGCACCAAAATCAGCATCAGCATCCTGATCTGCCTCTATTTGCACGAAATCGGGGTGAAGAATATCCTGGCAAAGGCATTGGACGAAGATCATGAGAAAATTTTGAAGCGTGTGGGCGCGACCCAAATCATCCATCCGGAACGGGATATGGCCATACGCATCTCCAGAGGTCTGTCGAGGCCCAATATCCTGGATTTCATTCCCTTGTCAGAGGATTACGATCTGATTCAGGCCGGCCCGCCCCGGGATTTTATCGGGAAGAATCTAAAGGAGCTGAATTTGAGGGCCAAATACAATGTCCATATCATTGCCATCAAAGAGCTCGTGCCGGAAAATTTCGTATTGGTGCCGCCGGCGTCTTTCGTCATCAAAGACAGCGACATCCTCATCATTCTGGGAAAATCCGAGGATATTCGAAAAATCAAGGCCTTGAAATAA